One part of the Ziziphus jujuba cultivar Dongzao chromosome 2, ASM3175591v1 genome encodes these proteins:
- the LOC125422584 gene encoding uncharacterized protein LOC125422584: protein MRFLRYPPPRKSDVVTRAVVLSYFGGPEVLELQHNKRLRVLEPNEVLVRTHAASINSLDIRLRSGYGGSILKHILPFTMGSDVSGEVAKVGSSVRKLKVGQQVFGASYSGGTWADYCILSEDELATKPPSITHVEACAIPFAAATARNALESVGKGDRVLVLGGGGSVGLAAIQLAVASGCHVTATSGSHGIDRILAAGAEQAVDHTVLEDIKLAIKGRFDVVIDTIGAPKTEKIGINVLDKGGRYTKLENGVITSSDRYGMWLGIPMAAPLLLKKKIDYLISHRIEYSHFSVGVDALGLEEVRRLTEAGKLKIPVEKTFPITQVREAHEAKDKMDIPGKVVLEFD from the exons ATGCGGTTTCTTAGATATCCTCCTCCTCGAAAGTCCGACGTGGTGACCAGAGCCGTGGTTTTGTCATATTTTGGGGGGCCAGAGGTGCTGGAGCTCCAGCATAATAAGCGTCTTCGTGTTCTCGAGCCCAATGAAGTACTCGTTCGTACTCATGCTGCCTCCATTAATTCCCTAGACATAAGA CTGCGATCAGGCTATGGTGGTAGTATATTAAAACATATTCTACCTTTTACCATGGGGAGCGATGTTAGCGGTGAAGTTGCAAAAGTAGGATCTTCAGTCCGCAAACTGAAAGTTGGACAACAAGTTTTTGGTGCATCTTATTCAGGGGGTACATGGGCTGATTATTGCATTCTAAGTGAAGATGAGCTTGCTACAAAACCACCATCAATTACACACGTG GAAGCATGTGCCATTCCGTTTGCTGCAGCGACTGCACGGAATGCTTTAGAAAGTGTTGGCAAGGG AGACCGGGTATTAGTATTGGGTGGTGGAGGATCAGTAGGTTTGGCTGCAATTCAGCTTGCAGTAGCTTCAGGCTGTCATGTTACAGCTACCAGTGGAAGTCATGGTATAGATAGAATATTGGCAGCTGGTGCTGAACAGGCTGTTGACCATACTGTTCTTGAG GACATTAAACTGGCTATAAAGGGGAGGTTTGATGTTGTCATAGATACCATTGGAGCACCAAAGACAGAAAAAATAGGTATCAATGTTTTGGACAAAGGTGGACGCTACACGAAACTTGAG AATGGGGTGATTACCTCTTCAGATAGATATGGAATGTGGTTAGGGATTCCAATGGCTGCACCTCTTCTATTGAAGAAGAAGATCGATTACCTAATTTCCCATAGAATag AATACTCGCACTTTTCCGTGGGGGTTGATGCACTAGGGTTAGAAGAGGTTCGAAGGCTTACCGAAGCAGGAAAGCTAAAAATACCTGTGGAGAAGACATTTCCCATCACTCAAGTGAGAGAAGCTCATGAGGCAAAAGATAAAATGGATATTCCAGGGAAAGTTGTGCTGGAATTTGACTGA
- the LOC107418195 gene encoding uncharacterized protein LOC107418195 isoform X1, protein MEEEDGAKRKREVEAQVLEKVGEVISGINKAKHVDQVICALHSIANLLFPLDTSLLSGSIDKRYREQVLSAKVPTADERTEWWQAFYRGAAFPSIARVLLRDVASNWLACFPFSARKHVYDVFFVNGLASEVVQTLVPCLQQSGSDDVDVNAINSNAERLLVLCLLENDGVLQMAKEFGGSGHSQNSSRDYFKPALSRVAQIVTSVPDKARLRAPASLSSHLFFKQITIQLLSLAEERNMNLLNKGAISDKNDMDGTLLLFVGEIFARICRRGSVDVLLSEITPRIITQVRSLLSSTVNLLLSDDFESNPSSQFWLNLMQAIKDSYAVERMSEQLLQNLATGSASDVEAYWILWLLFHRIFEHQPSIRSMFVDKFLLWKVFPVRSLRWILQFSVLECPPVANSLSKGHKTRNFLETLQRLVAVWSKREFVQTATMEQQTYVSAAVGLSLEMTSKEELDEAKDVMHSILQGVGCRLESPNHLVRKTASNVALMFSRVIDPNNPLYLDDSCIGETIDWELGLINSKERTLGTTDSSKKAIDVKTSATIMLEKDLNYTADDGRGTKFKSKTKKVSEYKFVDPDEIIDPVTLNYESISDKDDNDNDSENSDTSSDSSLQPYDLSDDDTDLKRNFSHLVDVVGALRKPDDAEGVEKALDVAEKLVRASPDELRHVASDLVRTLVQVRCSDLAVEGEEESAEDKRQKTLVALLATCPFESLETLNKLLYSPNVDISQRIMILDVMTNAAQELAYAKTLKSKHQTRALISTLSETQAWFLPSDIGPPGAGSWKEISETGTLLNWSNRYERELPSKPGQIKKGKTRKWNLRTSNMQNNQIEWSQNKFPMYAAAFMLPAMQGFDKKRHGVDLLDRDFIVLGKLIYMLGVCIKCVAMHPEASSLAPSLLDMLSSRAICHHKEAYVRRAVLFAASCILVSLHPSSVASSLVEGNLEISKGLEWIRSWALHVAESDTDRECYTMAMTCLQLHAEMALQASRSLESLESTSKVENIGLPSHLSKGTIKIPFSSGTIL, encoded by the exons ATGGAGGAGGAAGACGGagcaaagagaaagagagaagtaGAAGCACAAGTCCTTGAGAAGGTCGGAGAAGTAATCTCCGGCATAAACAAGGCCAAACACGTCGACCAAGTCATTTGCGCGCTTCACTCCATCGCTAAcctcctttttcctctcgatACCTCTCTTCTCTCAG GTAGTATTGATAAGCGGTACAGAGAGCAG GTACTTAGTGCCAAGGTTCCCACAGCAGATGAGAGAACAGAGTGGTGGCAGGCATTCTACAGAGGAGCTGCATTTCCTTCAATTGCTCGCGTCCTTTTGCGTG ATGTTGCTTCCAATTGGCTTGCTTGTTTCCCCTTTTCGGCTCGTAAACATGTCTATGATGTGTTTTTCGTCAATGGGCTTGCATCCGAGGTTGTTCAGACCTTAGTTCCTTGTCTACAGCAGAGTGGAAGTGATGATGTTGATGTTAATGCTATCAACTCCAATGCTGAAAG GTTACTCGTACTCTGCTTGCTTGAAAATGATGGGGTGCTGCAGATGGCAAAGGAATTTGGTGGTTCTGGCCATTCTCAAAATTCTTCCCGTGATTATTTCAAGCCAGCTTTATCTAGGGTAGCACAGATTGTCACATCTGTACCTGACAAAGCACGATTAAGAGCCCCAGCCTCACTTTCATCACA TTTGTTCTTCAAACAGATTACCATACAGCTTCTTTCTCTAGCAGAAGAACGCAATATGAATCTATTGAATAAAGGAGCCATTTCAGATAAAAATGACATGGATGGTACCTTGTTGTTATTTGTTGGTGAAATATTTGCACGTATCTGTCGACGTGGATCTGTAG ATGTGCTTTTAAGCGAAATAACCCCAAGGATCATTACACAAGTCCGGAGCTTATTATCATCAACTGTTAATCTACTTCTCTCTGATGATTTTGAGTCGAACCCTAGTTCCCAATTTTGGTTGAATTTAATGCAAGCAATCAAAGATTCATATGCTGTAGAAAGAATGTCTGAGCAGCTTTTGCAGAACCTTGCAACTGGATCTGCAAGTGATGTTGAAGCTTACTGGATTCTTTGGTTACTTTTTCATCGAATTTTTGAACATCAGCCTTCAATAAG GTCCATGTTTGTTGACAAATTTTTACTTTGGAAAGTATTTCCTGTTCGTAGCCTGCGATGGATCCTTCAATTTTCTGTGCTTGAATGCCCACCTGTTGCAAATTCACTTTCAAAAGGTCATAAGACCCGCAATTTCTTGGAGACCTTGCAGCGTCTGGTAGCTGTCTGGTCTAAAAGGGAATTTGTGCAAACAGCCACCATGGAGCAGCAAACTT ATGTATCTGCAGCTGTTGGCCTCTCCCTGGAGATGACGTCTAAAGAGGAACTAGATGAGGCTAAGGATGTGATGCACTCGATTCTTCAAGGAGTCGGCT GTAGGTTGGAGAGCCCTAATCATTTAGTTCGAAAAACGGCCAGCAATGTTGCTTTAATGTTCTCTAGAGTTATTGATCCAAATAATCCTCTATACCTTGATGACAGCTGCATTGGGGAGACTATTGACTGGGAGTTGGGGTTGATTAACTCTAAGGAAAGGACTCTGGGAACCACTGATTCTTCCAAGAAAGCTATTGATGTTAAAACATCTGCTACCATAATGCTGGAAAAGGACTTGAACTACACAGCAGATGATGGGAGAGGCACTAAATTTAAGAGTAAAACTAAGAAAGTATCTGAATATAAGTTTGTTGATCCAGATGAGATTATTGATCCAGTTACTCTAAACTATGAATCAATCTCTGACAAAgatgacaatgataatgatagtgAGAATTCAGATACCTCGAGTGACTCCTCTTTACAACCATATGACTTGTCTGATGATGACACAGATTTAAAAAGAAACTTTTCACATTTAGTTGATGTGGTTGGGGCATTACGGAAACCTGATGATGCTGAAGGG GTGGAGAAGGCTCTAGATGTTGCTGAAAAACTTGTGCGAGCATCACCTGATGAACTGAGGCATGTAGCAAGTGATCTTGTCCGTACTCTTGTACAGGTTCGTTGCTCTGACTTGGCTGTAGAAGGTGAGGAAGAATCAGCCGAAGACAAGAGGCAAAAAACATTGGTTGCTTTGCTTGCCACATGTCCTTTTGAATCCCTTGAAACTTTAAATAAACTACTATATTCACCTAATGTTGATATCAGTCAACGGATAATGATACTCGATGTCATGACCAATGCTGCTCAGGAGCTTGCTTATGCTAAAACTCTGAAATCAAAACATCAGACCAGGGCCCTCATATCAACCTTATCAGAGACACAAGCCTGGTTTTTGCCTAGTGACATAGGGCCTCCAGGAGCTGGTTCCTGGAAAGAGATTTCAGAAACAGGAACGTTACTAAACTGGTCAAATCGTTACGAGAGGGAACTTCCTTCAAAACCTGGTCagatcaaaaaaggaaaaacacgCAAATGGAACCTACGAACATCAAATATGCAAAACAATCAAATAGAATGGTCTCAAAATAAGTTTCCAATGTATGCAGCAGCATTTATGCTGCCTGCCATGCAGGGCTTTGATAAGAAAAGGCATGGTGTTGACTTGCTTGATAGAGATTTTATTGTCTTAGGGAAACTCATCTACATGCTTGGTGTTTGTATCAAATGCGTGGCCATGCATCCAGAAGCATCTTCACTGGCCCCTTCTCTTCTAGATATGCTTAGCTCAAG GGCCATATGCCATCACAAAGAAGCCTATGTTAGAAGAGCAGTCCTTTTCGCAGCTTCATGCATATTGGTGTCTCTACATCCCTCTTCTGTAGCATCTTCCTTAGTTGAAGGAAATCTTGAAATTTCGAAAGGGCTTGAATGGATTCGCAGTTGGGCTCTTCATGTGGCTGAATCAGACACAGATAGAGAATGCTATACG ATGGCTATGACATGTCTCCAACTTCATGCCGAGATGGCCCTCCAAGCTTCAAGATCGCTAGAGTCATTAGAAAGTACATCCAAGGTAGAAAATATTGGTCTTCCTTCCCATCTATCCAAGGGAACCATTAAAATCCCCTTCTCTAGTggaacaattttataa
- the LOC107418195 gene encoding uncharacterized protein LOC107418195 isoform X2, translated as MEEEDGAKRKREVEAQVLEKVGEVISGINKAKHVDQVICALHSIANLLFPLDTSLLSGSIDKRYREQVLSAKVPTADERTEWWQAFYRGAAFPSIARVLLRDVASNWLACFPFSARKHVYDVFFVNGLASEVVQTLVPCLQQSGSDDVDVNAINSNAESLFFKQITIQLLSLAEERNMNLLNKGAISDKNDMDGTLLLFVGEIFARICRRGSVDVLLSEITPRIITQVRSLLSSTVNLLLSDDFESNPSSQFWLNLMQAIKDSYAVERMSEQLLQNLATGSASDVEAYWILWLLFHRIFEHQPSIRSMFVDKFLLWKVFPVRSLRWILQFSVLECPPVANSLSKGHKTRNFLETLQRLVAVWSKREFVQTATMEQQTYVSAAVGLSLEMTSKEELDEAKDVMHSILQGVGCRLESPNHLVRKTASNVALMFSRVIDPNNPLYLDDSCIGETIDWELGLINSKERTLGTTDSSKKAIDVKTSATIMLEKDLNYTADDGRGTKFKSKTKKVSEYKFVDPDEIIDPVTLNYESISDKDDNDNDSENSDTSSDSSLQPYDLSDDDTDLKRNFSHLVDVVGALRKPDDAEGVEKALDVAEKLVRASPDELRHVASDLVRTLVQVRCSDLAVEGEEESAEDKRQKTLVALLATCPFESLETLNKLLYSPNVDISQRIMILDVMTNAAQELAYAKTLKSKHQTRALISTLSETQAWFLPSDIGPPGAGSWKEISETGTLLNWSNRYERELPSKPGQIKKGKTRKWNLRTSNMQNNQIEWSQNKFPMYAAAFMLPAMQGFDKKRHGVDLLDRDFIVLGKLIYMLGVCIKCVAMHPEASSLAPSLLDMLSSRAICHHKEAYVRRAVLFAASCILVSLHPSSVASSLVEGNLEISKGLEWIRSWALHVAESDTDRECYTMAMTCLQLHAEMALQASRSLESLESTSKVENIGLPSHLSKGTIKIPFSSGTIL; from the exons ATGGAGGAGGAAGACGGagcaaagagaaagagagaagtaGAAGCACAAGTCCTTGAGAAGGTCGGAGAAGTAATCTCCGGCATAAACAAGGCCAAACACGTCGACCAAGTCATTTGCGCGCTTCACTCCATCGCTAAcctcctttttcctctcgatACCTCTCTTCTCTCAG GTAGTATTGATAAGCGGTACAGAGAGCAG GTACTTAGTGCCAAGGTTCCCACAGCAGATGAGAGAACAGAGTGGTGGCAGGCATTCTACAGAGGAGCTGCATTTCCTTCAATTGCTCGCGTCCTTTTGCGTG ATGTTGCTTCCAATTGGCTTGCTTGTTTCCCCTTTTCGGCTCGTAAACATGTCTATGATGTGTTTTTCGTCAATGGGCTTGCATCCGAGGTTGTTCAGACCTTAGTTCCTTGTCTACAGCAGAGTGGAAGTGATGATGTTGATGTTAATGCTATCAACTCCAATGCTGAAAG TTTGTTCTTCAAACAGATTACCATACAGCTTCTTTCTCTAGCAGAAGAACGCAATATGAATCTATTGAATAAAGGAGCCATTTCAGATAAAAATGACATGGATGGTACCTTGTTGTTATTTGTTGGTGAAATATTTGCACGTATCTGTCGACGTGGATCTGTAG ATGTGCTTTTAAGCGAAATAACCCCAAGGATCATTACACAAGTCCGGAGCTTATTATCATCAACTGTTAATCTACTTCTCTCTGATGATTTTGAGTCGAACCCTAGTTCCCAATTTTGGTTGAATTTAATGCAAGCAATCAAAGATTCATATGCTGTAGAAAGAATGTCTGAGCAGCTTTTGCAGAACCTTGCAACTGGATCTGCAAGTGATGTTGAAGCTTACTGGATTCTTTGGTTACTTTTTCATCGAATTTTTGAACATCAGCCTTCAATAAG GTCCATGTTTGTTGACAAATTTTTACTTTGGAAAGTATTTCCTGTTCGTAGCCTGCGATGGATCCTTCAATTTTCTGTGCTTGAATGCCCACCTGTTGCAAATTCACTTTCAAAAGGTCATAAGACCCGCAATTTCTTGGAGACCTTGCAGCGTCTGGTAGCTGTCTGGTCTAAAAGGGAATTTGTGCAAACAGCCACCATGGAGCAGCAAACTT ATGTATCTGCAGCTGTTGGCCTCTCCCTGGAGATGACGTCTAAAGAGGAACTAGATGAGGCTAAGGATGTGATGCACTCGATTCTTCAAGGAGTCGGCT GTAGGTTGGAGAGCCCTAATCATTTAGTTCGAAAAACGGCCAGCAATGTTGCTTTAATGTTCTCTAGAGTTATTGATCCAAATAATCCTCTATACCTTGATGACAGCTGCATTGGGGAGACTATTGACTGGGAGTTGGGGTTGATTAACTCTAAGGAAAGGACTCTGGGAACCACTGATTCTTCCAAGAAAGCTATTGATGTTAAAACATCTGCTACCATAATGCTGGAAAAGGACTTGAACTACACAGCAGATGATGGGAGAGGCACTAAATTTAAGAGTAAAACTAAGAAAGTATCTGAATATAAGTTTGTTGATCCAGATGAGATTATTGATCCAGTTACTCTAAACTATGAATCAATCTCTGACAAAgatgacaatgataatgatagtgAGAATTCAGATACCTCGAGTGACTCCTCTTTACAACCATATGACTTGTCTGATGATGACACAGATTTAAAAAGAAACTTTTCACATTTAGTTGATGTGGTTGGGGCATTACGGAAACCTGATGATGCTGAAGGG GTGGAGAAGGCTCTAGATGTTGCTGAAAAACTTGTGCGAGCATCACCTGATGAACTGAGGCATGTAGCAAGTGATCTTGTCCGTACTCTTGTACAGGTTCGTTGCTCTGACTTGGCTGTAGAAGGTGAGGAAGAATCAGCCGAAGACAAGAGGCAAAAAACATTGGTTGCTTTGCTTGCCACATGTCCTTTTGAATCCCTTGAAACTTTAAATAAACTACTATATTCACCTAATGTTGATATCAGTCAACGGATAATGATACTCGATGTCATGACCAATGCTGCTCAGGAGCTTGCTTATGCTAAAACTCTGAAATCAAAACATCAGACCAGGGCCCTCATATCAACCTTATCAGAGACACAAGCCTGGTTTTTGCCTAGTGACATAGGGCCTCCAGGAGCTGGTTCCTGGAAAGAGATTTCAGAAACAGGAACGTTACTAAACTGGTCAAATCGTTACGAGAGGGAACTTCCTTCAAAACCTGGTCagatcaaaaaaggaaaaacacgCAAATGGAACCTACGAACATCAAATATGCAAAACAATCAAATAGAATGGTCTCAAAATAAGTTTCCAATGTATGCAGCAGCATTTATGCTGCCTGCCATGCAGGGCTTTGATAAGAAAAGGCATGGTGTTGACTTGCTTGATAGAGATTTTATTGTCTTAGGGAAACTCATCTACATGCTTGGTGTTTGTATCAAATGCGTGGCCATGCATCCAGAAGCATCTTCACTGGCCCCTTCTCTTCTAGATATGCTTAGCTCAAG GGCCATATGCCATCACAAAGAAGCCTATGTTAGAAGAGCAGTCCTTTTCGCAGCTTCATGCATATTGGTGTCTCTACATCCCTCTTCTGTAGCATCTTCCTTAGTTGAAGGAAATCTTGAAATTTCGAAAGGGCTTGAATGGATTCGCAGTTGGGCTCTTCATGTGGCTGAATCAGACACAGATAGAGAATGCTATACG ATGGCTATGACATGTCTCCAACTTCATGCCGAGATGGCCCTCCAAGCTTCAAGATCGCTAGAGTCATTAGAAAGTACATCCAAGGTAGAAAATATTGGTCTTCCTTCCCATCTATCCAAGGGAACCATTAAAATCCCCTTCTCTAGTggaacaattttataa
- the LOC132800706 gene encoding protein FAR1-RELATED SEQUENCE 5-like has product MDNDSYVSKDINMSLEDEGNITGQEKIEVIHSKILDEMIPKVGMEFKSEDEAYNFYNAYAYKVGFGIRRSKGHNDQSGKMKNRTFCCCCEGFREKDKRNINDKSHRAETRFGCLARMKINLDQTGKYRITDFIAQHTHVTSTPSKSHLHRSQRKLTFVQAAEIDIADSSGIAPKASLALMAKRVGGY; this is encoded by the coding sequence ATGGATAATGATAGTTATGTGAGTAAAGATATTAATATGTCATTGGAAGATGAAGGAAACATAACTGgtcaagaaaaaatagaagtgATTCATTCTAAAATTTTGGATGAAATGATACCAAAAgttggaatggaatttaaaagtgAAGATGAAGCTTATAACTTTTATAATGCTTATGCTTACAAGGTTGGTTTTGGCATTCGAAGGAGTAAGGGACATAACGATCAAAGTGGAAAgatgaaaaatagaactttttgttgttgttgtgaagGCTTTCGGGAAAAGGATAAACgaaatattaatgataaatctCATCGTGCTGAAACAagatttggttgtttagctagaatgaaaataaatttggatcAGACTGGTAAATATCGTATTACCGATTTCATTGCCCAACATACACATGTGACATCAACTCCTAGTAAAAGTCATTTGCATAGGTCTCAGAGGAAGTTAACTTTTGTCCAAGCAGCTGAAATAGATATAGCTGATAGTTCAGGAATTGCTCCTAAAGCAAGTTTGGCGTTAATGGCTAAGCGAGTAGGAGGATATTAA
- the LOC107435597 gene encoding protein FAR1-RELATED SEQUENCE 9-like, protein MMIAYSHFGDVVSFDTTYRKNQSGRPFAMFLGVNHHKQTTIFGAALLYDESAETFIWLFDTFVKQCQFAKDFSSCIYDYEEEQEFFLAWNAMLEKYDLKDNDWLIRMFDLRKKWVLVYGRETFCADMTTTQRSESMNNVIKNYVSYQHNLLRFFEHFQRLIEDRRYEELKADFKETQSTPSLLFPVEILKDAASIYTPTVFKVFQDELCKAYDCAMQIFDHIGTVTEYKLTNHKKQFQHTVRYDFSDNTVICSCRKFEFTGILCSHALKVISSKDIKKIPIQYILKRWTKSAKLGNSEFVFANTINEDPKVSLARRYKDLWRLQTQVATKAAETEETYKIARTALAKILEDVDAYLKDNNIGKSISKIIETTTVPSASEKIKGIKNKKRVRGKSTRPRNALERVRKKKNVALGEPSQQQSHASEIADNNVSSNFNSQDLLNLPFNIVPGYHGDQVHAILQEHQCFGFNDNYIIDNNKNI, encoded by the exons ATGATGATTGCGTACTCTCATTTTGGTGATGTAGTTAGCTTTGATACAACTTATAGGAAAAATCAAAGTGGTCGACCTTTTGCTATGTTTCTAGGGGTGAATCACCATAAGCAAACTACTATATTTGGAGCTGCATTATTATACGATGAAAGTGCTGAAACATTTATCTGGTTGTTTGATACTTTTGTAAAGCAATGTCAG TTTGCCAAAGATTTTAGTAGCTGCATATATGATtatgaagaagaacaagaattttttcTAGCTTGGAATGCAATGCTTGAGAAATATGATCTTAAAGATAATGATTGGCTTATACGAATGtttgatttgagaaagaaatgggTATTGGTTTATGGCAGAGAGACTTTTTGTGCAGATATGACTACTACTCAACGGAGTGAGAGTATGAATAATGTGATTAAAAATTATGTCAGCTATCAACATAATTTATTGAGGTTCTTTGAGCATTTTCAAAGGTTAATTGAAGATCGTCGTTATGAAGAACTAAAGGCTGATTTCAAAGAGACTCAAAGTACTCCATCGTTATTGTTTCCAGTTGAAATTCTAAAAGATGCAGCAAGTATTTACACCCCAACAGTATTCAAGGTGTTCCAAGATGAGTTATGTAAGGCTTATGATTGTGCTATGCAAATATTTGATCATATTGGGACAGTGACGGAGTACAAACTTACCaatcataaaaaacaatttcagCATACTGTTAGATACGATTTTTCTGATAACACAGTGATTTGCAGTTGTAGAAAGTTTGAGTTTACAGGAATTTTGTGCTCCCATGCTCTTAAAGTTATTTCTTCAAAGGATATAAAGAAAATTcctatacaatatatattgaaacGATGGACAAAATCTGCAAAGTTAGGAAATTCTGAATTTGTATTTgcaaatacaataaatgaagACCCTAAAGTAAGTTTGGCAAGACGTTATAAGGATCTGTGGAGATTGCAAACTCAAGTGGCAACGAAGGCAGCAGAAACAgaagaaacatataaaattgcAAGAACCGCTCTTGCTAAGATTTTAGAAGATGTGGATGCATATTTAAAAGACAATAATATTGGAAAATCCATTTCTAAAATCATAGAGACTACAACCGTACCAAGTGCTAGTGAGAAgattaaaggaattaaaaataagaaaagagtaCGTGGAAAATCTACAAGGCCAAGAAATGCTCTTGAAAGGGTgcgaaagaagaaaaatgttgcACTTGGAGAACCATCTCAGCAACAGTCACATGCTAGTGAAATAGCAGATAATAAT GTTTCTTCTAATTTTAATAGTCAAGATCTATTAAACTTGCCATTCAACATTGTGCCTGGATACCATGGTGATCAA GTGCATGCAATCCTCCAAGAACACCAATGTTTCGGATTCAATGACAATTATATCattgataataataagaatatatag